A part of Thermococcus sp. LS1 genomic DNA contains:
- the purT gene encoding phosphoribosylglycinamide formyltransferase 2, whose amino-acid sequence MVKLRDELGTAMTDSAQKILLLGSGELGKEIAIEAQRLGVEVIAVDRYANAPAMQVAHRSYVGNMKDKDFLWSVVEREKPDAIIPEIEAINLDALFEIENEGYFVVPNAKATWIAMHRERTRETLAKEAKVPTSCYAYATTLDELYEACEKIGYPCHTKAIMSSSGKGSYFVKGPEDVPKAWEEAKKKARGSSDKIIVEEHIDFDVEITELAVRHFDENGEIVTTFPKPVGHYQIDGDYHASWQPAEISEKAEREVYRIAKRITDVLGGLGLFGVEMFVKGDKVWANEVSPRPHDTGMVTLASHPSGFSEFGLHLRAVLGLPIPGEWVDGYRLFPMLTPAATHVIKANVSGFSPRFRGLTKALSVPNTTIRLFGKPGAYPGRRLGIALAWGRDVQEAKKRAERVAHMVELRTRSADWHSQDYERRKHLL is encoded by the coding sequence ATGGTGAAGCTTAGGGATGAGCTTGGAACCGCCATGACGGATTCTGCCCAGAAGATACTTCTCCTCGGTAGCGGCGAGCTCGGGAAGGAGATAGCTATAGAGGCCCAGCGCCTGGGCGTTGAGGTCATAGCCGTTGACCGCTACGCCAACGCCCCTGCTATGCAGGTTGCTCACCGCTCTTATGTGGGCAACATGAAGGACAAGGACTTCTTGTGGAGTGTCGTGGAGAGGGAGAAGCCTGACGCAATAATCCCCGAGATTGAAGCCATAAACTTGGATGCGCTCTTTGAGATTGAAAATGAAGGCTATTTTGTTGTCCCAAACGCCAAAGCAACGTGGATAGCCATGCACCGTGAGAGGACAAGGGAGACTTTAGCGAAGGAAGCTAAGGTTCCAACCTCGTGCTATGCCTACGCGACAACGCTCGATGAGCTCTACGAGGCCTGCGAGAAGATAGGCTACCCCTGCCACACCAAGGCCATAATGAGTTCTTCTGGAAAAGGCTCCTACTTCGTTAAGGGCCCCGAAGACGTTCCGAAGGCCTGGGAGGAGGCCAAGAAGAAAGCCCGCGGTAGTTCGGACAAGATAATCGTTGAAGAACACATTGACTTCGACGTCGAGATAACCGAGCTGGCTGTGAGGCACTTTGACGAGAACGGTGAAATAGTTACCACCTTCCCCAAACCGGTTGGCCACTACCAGATCGACGGTGACTACCACGCCAGCTGGCAGCCGGCGGAGATAAGCGAGAAGGCCGAGCGCGAGGTTTACAGGATAGCCAAGCGCATCACAGATGTCCTCGGCGGCCTCGGCCTCTTCGGCGTTGAGATGTTTGTCAAGGGCGATAAAGTCTGGGCCAACGAGGTCTCCCCGAGGCCCCACGACACAGGTATGGTAACGCTCGCCTCCCATCCGTCCGGCTTCTCGGAGTTCGGCCTCCACCTGAGGGCAGTTCTTGGCCTCCCGATACCGGGCGAATGGGTCGATGGGTACAGACTCTTCCCGATGCTTACTCCAGCCGCAACCCACGTCATCAAGGCCAACGTCTCGGGGTTCTCCCCGCGCTTTAGAGGGCTGACTAAGGCGTTAAGTGTGCCCAACACAACTATAAGGCTCTTTGGAAAGCCCGGGGCTTACCCTGGAAGGCGCCTGGGTATTGCCTTGGCCTGGGGCAGGGATGTTCAGGAAGCGAAGAAGAGGGCTGAGAGGGTCGCCCACATGGTGGAACTGAGAACCAGGAGCGCCGACTGGCACTCCCAGGACTACGAGAGGAGGAAGCACCTCCTATGA
- the purE gene encoding 5-(carboxyamino)imidazole ribonucleotide mutase, whose amino-acid sequence MKVLVVMGSRSDLHIAEKVTAVLEEFGVEYDLEVASAHRNPKKVEELAKKDYDVFIAIAGLSAALPGVIAAHTVKPVIGVPVSAKLGGLDALLSIAQLPPGVPVATVGIDNGKNAALLAIEILALKDEDLRRKLKEYREKMRA is encoded by the coding sequence ATGAAGGTGCTCGTTGTTATGGGCAGCAGGAGCGACTTGCATATAGCAGAGAAAGTTACCGCGGTCCTAGAGGAGTTCGGCGTTGAATACGATCTCGAGGTTGCTTCAGCCCACAGGAACCCAAAAAAGGTCGAGGAGTTGGCAAAGAAGGACTATGATGTTTTCATAGCGATAGCAGGCCTGAGTGCGGCCCTGCCGGGCGTCATAGCCGCCCACACGGTTAAGCCGGTCATAGGTGTCCCCGTTTCGGCCAAACTGGGCGGCCTCGATGCACTGCTCAGCATCGCCCAGCTCCCACCGGGCGTTCCCGTCGCCACCGTTGGCATAGACAACGGCAAGAACGCTGCTCTGCTCGCGATTGAGATTCTGGCACTGAAAGACGAAGACTTGAGAAGGAAGCTGAAAGAGTACAGGGAGAAGATGCGGGCGTAG
- the purD gene encoding phosphoribosylamine--glycine ligase produces MKVLLVGGGGRENAIGEALVMAGAELYVVSKHVNPGLKRLAKEYSLAKETDVPKVLEYAERWGVELAFIGPEAPLEAGIVDVLEENGIPTVGPSKEAAKLETNKAFARALMEKHKIPGRKLFRVFEDVAEMKSWIDDFGRPVVVKPLGLTGGKGVKVVGYQLEDNDEAKVYAEELIRKDGKVLIEERTDGVEFTFQVFTDEKRVLPMPLAQDYPHAYENDEGPITGGMGSYSCANHLLPFVTKEDYEKALETLRATVKAMRKEGIPYKGILYGQFMLGKDGPVIIEYNARFGDPEAMNVLPLLETSLLEIAEGIVDGSLKKAEFERKATVVKYLAPEGYPTHPVKGVRIELNEKAIVETGAKLYYASIDENLTLLGSRALAVVGVADTLEEAERIASEGISHVKGELFCRKDVGTRESIEKRIRLMREFGKDFEPLAC; encoded by the coding sequence ATGAAGGTTCTGCTTGTTGGTGGCGGCGGTAGGGAGAACGCCATAGGTGAGGCTCTTGTAATGGCCGGGGCCGAGCTCTACGTTGTCTCAAAGCATGTTAATCCCGGACTTAAGAGGCTTGCGAAGGAGTACAGCCTGGCGAAGGAGACCGACGTTCCCAAGGTTCTCGAGTATGCAGAGAGGTGGGGAGTCGAGCTCGCTTTCATCGGTCCCGAGGCCCCTCTCGAAGCCGGTATCGTGGATGTTCTGGAGGAAAACGGCATCCCAACTGTTGGGCCGAGTAAGGAGGCTGCCAAGCTCGAAACCAACAAGGCCTTTGCCCGTGCGCTGATGGAGAAGCACAAAATCCCTGGAAGGAAGCTCTTCAGGGTCTTTGAGGACGTTGCCGAGATGAAATCCTGGATAGACGACTTCGGGAGGCCGGTCGTTGTTAAACCCCTCGGCCTTACCGGCGGCAAGGGAGTTAAGGTCGTCGGCTACCAGCTAGAGGACAACGACGAGGCCAAGGTCTACGCTGAGGAGCTTATCAGAAAGGACGGCAAAGTCCTCATCGAGGAGAGGACCGATGGAGTGGAGTTCACCTTCCAGGTCTTCACGGACGAGAAGAGGGTTCTTCCAATGCCCCTTGCCCAGGATTATCCGCACGCCTACGAGAACGACGAAGGTCCCATAACCGGAGGAATGGGGAGCTACTCCTGTGCGAATCATCTGCTCCCCTTTGTAACAAAGGAAGACTATGAGAAGGCTTTGGAGACGCTCAGGGCGACGGTTAAGGCGATGAGAAAAGAGGGAATCCCCTACAAAGGCATTCTCTACGGCCAGTTCATGCTGGGCAAGGATGGTCCTGTTATAATCGAGTACAACGCCCGCTTCGGAGATCCTGAGGCGATGAACGTCCTCCCGCTTCTGGAGACAAGCCTCCTTGAAATAGCGGAGGGAATCGTCGACGGGAGCTTAAAGAAAGCCGAGTTCGAGAGGAAGGCCACCGTCGTGAAGTACCTCGCGCCCGAGGGATACCCAACGCACCCGGTTAAGGGTGTCAGGATAGAACTCAATGAGAAGGCCATAGTCGAGACGGGAGCGAAGCTCTACTACGCCTCAATTGACGAGAACCTCACTTTACTCGGCTCACGTGCCTTGGCGGTGGTTGGTGTAGCAGATACGCTTGAGGAAGCCGAGAGGATAGCCTCGGAAGGAATCTCCCACGTTAAGGGTGAGCTGTTCTGCAGGAAGGACGTTGGAACGAGAGAGAGCATCGAGAAGAGGATCAGGCTGATGAGGGAGTTCGGTAAAGATTTCGAGCCTTTGGCCTGCTGA